Proteins from a single region of Methanoculleus taiwanensis:
- a CDS encoding 30S ribosomal protein S5, whose product MAYEQVEWVPLTGLGRAVAAGEITSIDEVLASGHPIKEPQIVDALLPDLEDEVLDINMVQRMTDSGRRVKFRAVVVVGNRNGYVGFGQGKDAQVGNAIQKAIADAKLNVLKVRRGCGSWECGCDLSHSIPVEVTGKAGSVKVTLKPAPQGLGLVTGDISKKVLQLAGIKDVWAFTKGQTRTTINFAKATFEALKQTNMVRIGGFE is encoded by the coding sequence ATGGCGTACGAACAGGTGGAATGGGTTCCGCTCACTGGTCTTGGCCGGGCTGTTGCCGCAGGCGAGATTACGAGCATCGATGAGGTGCTTGCGAGTGGCCATCCGATCAAGGAACCGCAGATCGTCGATGCACTGCTGCCCGACCTTGAGGATGAAGTGCTCGATATCAACATGGTGCAGCGGATGACCGATTCGGGTCGCCGTGTTAAGTTCCGTGCCGTAGTGGTCGTCGGCAACCGTAACGGATATGTCGGTTTCGGCCAGGGCAAGGACGCACAGGTCGGTAATGCAATCCAGAAAGCGATTGCAGATGCAAAACTCAATGTCCTGAAGGTCAGGAGAGGCTGTGGAAGCTGGGAGTGTGGCTGTGACCTCTCTCACTCCATCCCGGTTGAAGTAACGGGCAAAGCAGGCAGTGTCAAGGTGACGCTCAAACCGGCACCGCAGGGACTTGGTCTCGTGACCGGAGACATCTCAAAGAAGGTACTGCAGCTTGCAGGCATCAAGGATGTCTGGGCGTTTACCAAGGGACAGACCAGGACGACCATCAACTTTGCAAAGGCGACTTTCGAGGCGCTGAAGCAGACGAATATGGTACGGATCGGGGGTTTCGAATAA
- a CDS encoding 50S ribosomal protein L30, translated as MYAVVQVRGVVNTGREIKDTLKMLRLHHINHCVIVPDTPAYLGMIRKVKDFVAYGEVDAETLATVLRTRGRLTGDQKLTDEYIRENTRFGSIEEYAQALVNGDADIKDVAEMKPVLRLHPPRKGYKTIKRTFQQGGALGYYGCEINDLLHKMR; from the coding sequence ATGTACGCAGTTGTTCAGGTACGTGGTGTCGTCAATACCGGACGCGAGATCAAGGACACGCTGAAGATGCTCCGTCTCCACCACATCAACCATTGTGTCATCGTTCCCGACACCCCGGCATACCTCGGTATGATCCGGAAGGTGAAGGACTTCGTCGCGTACGGCGAGGTTGACGCTGAGACGCTCGCTACCGTCCTGCGCACCCGTGGAAGACTCACCGGGGATCAGAAGCTGACCGACGAGTATATCCGGGAGAACACCCGGTTCGGCAGCATTGAAGAGTATGCGCAGGCACTCGTGAACGGAGATGCCGATATCAAGGACGTAGCTGAGATGAAGCCGGTGCTGAGACTGCATCCACCTCGAAAGGGCTATAAAACTATCAAGCGAACCTTTCAGCAGGGTGGGGCTCTCGGCTACTATGGCTGTGAGATCAACGATCTCCTCCACAAGATGAGGTGA
- a CDS encoding uL15m family ribosomal protein produces MPVNKRSKYRGSRTCGGGTHKNRRGAGNRGGRGRAGHRDHRFSHFLLYGELHNGKHGFVSKTGVSVNALDIGAIDQMVSALLESGLATEEGDLVTIDASDIGIEKVLGGGKVTRKLNISAGAFSERAKAKIEEMGGQATTA; encoded by the coding sequence GTGCCGGTAAATAAGAGATCCAAATACAGAGGCTCGCGGACCTGCGGAGGCGGAACGCACAAGAACAGGCGTGGCGCCGGAAACCGGGGAGGAAGAGGACGGGCAGGTCACCGTGACCACCGCTTCTCACACTTCCTTCTCTACGGCGAGTTGCACAACGGAAAGCACGGGTTCGTCTCGAAGACGGGTGTATCCGTGAACGCTCTCGATATCGGAGCTATCGACCAGATGGTGAGCGCACTCTTAGAGAGTGGTCTTGCGACGGAGGAGGGTGACCTCGTCACCATCGACGCCTCTGACATCGGTATCGAGAAGGTTCTCGGTGGCGGGAAAGTCACCAGAAAACTGAATATTTCTGCCGGAGCGTTCTCAGAACGTGCCAAGGCAAAGATTGAAGAGATGGGCGGTCAGGCAACCACCGCTTAA